The sequence below is a genomic window from Lysobacter stagni.
GGCGGCCACGTAGACAACAGCGGCCTCATACAGGCCCGCCTTGGCACGGTGGCACTGGGCGCGGGCTCGGTGGCGACGATCGACTTCGGCAACGACGGCCTGGTCCAGGTCGCCATCACCGATCCCCTCACCCAGGCACCCACGCAAGCGGGCGCGATGATCTCCAACACCGGCCGCCTGTCGGCCGACGGCGGCTCGGTGCTGCTGTCGGCGCGCTCGGCAGGCGGGCTGGTCAGCCGCTCCATCAATCTCGATGGCGTGATCGAGGCGCGCGGCGTGGCGCAACACGCGGGCACCGTAAGGCTCACCGGTGGCGACGCAGGCACGGTCTCCCTTGGCCCGCGCGCGCTCATCGACGCGAGCGGCCCGTCCGGAGGCACCGTAGTGACCACCGGCCGTGCGGTCGACCTCGCTGAGGGGGCGCGGATACTCGCGATCGGCAATGCGGGCAACGGCGGCACCATCCGCTTGGGCGGCGATTTCCGCGGCCAGGGCAATCTGCCGCACGCGGATACCACGACCGTGGCCCGCGGGGCGCTGCTGGATGCATCGGGGTACGGCGGGTCGGGCGGATCGGTCATCCTCTGGTCCGACGGGCTGACCACGTTCGATGGTGCAATTCGCGCGCAAAGCCACGGCGGCGCCGGCGGTCTGGTGGAAACCTCGAGCACGGGTGTCCTCAATGTGGGTGACGGCGCAATCGTCTCCACCGCCAGCACCATCGGCCACGCTGGCACGTGGTTGCTTGATCCGGATGTCCTGCAGATCGTCGGCAGTGGCGGCAGCGCTTCGACGCCGGGTCAGGCAAACCTCGGCACCGGCGTGTCCTCCATCAACGCCTCCGCCATTGTTTCGGCGCTGGCAGGCGGCAAGGTGCAACTGGTCGCCAGCAACCTGATCAGCGTCGACGCCCCGATCATCGCCACGATGCTCGGCGGCTTCCCCACGCCGGGGTTGGAACTGATCGGAGAGGGCCCCAATGCGGACGTTTCGGTCAACGCCCCGATCCTGCTGGAGAACGGTCACCTGGCCATCCGCGCGGCCGGCGATATCCGGCTCGGCACGGACAATCCCGGCGCCACCGACTTCGAGCATCGCGCGATCATCGCCGTGGGCAACGGCACCGTGTGGATGGAAACACCGGAAGCCGGCTCCATCACCCAAGCCGCCAACAGTGCCGTGCTGGCCAACAACCTCGCCCTGATTTCCGGCTCCGTGGATGTGGGCAGCACGGACAACTTCGCCCTGAACCTCGCGGGCGAGGCACTGGACGGCGAGTTTGTCTTCAGGGCGAAGACCACCGTTCCGCTGGCGAATCTCATCGGCGGCACCGTGTGGGATCCCTTCGTGGCGACGCGAAGCCTGAGCGGTGTCACCGAAACACAGCTCACCAAGGTCGGTGAGCAGAACATCCAGGCGACGGCGTTTCCGGACTTCGTCAACGTGACCGTGCCCGATACGCCGCTGGCGCTGGACCCGGACGGTGGCGGCGATGCGCAGTTCGACACGATCGTCCTGTCGGCCCTGCCCTACCTGCAGGGAGACCCCGGCACCACGGACTCTTCCGATTTTGCGATACGCCGGCTGTCGTACCAGATCGGCGGCGAGTTGCATGACATCGCTCCGGAAACGCTCGACGCGGCATCGCCGACCGGATTCGAGCTGATACCCATCAACGGAAGGCTGGTCACGACCTACATCCTGATCAACGGCCAACCGCTTTTCAGCAACCAGGCATGGGGCATCGACTACTTCGGTGCAGACGTCGGCGGCACCGACACCGACGAGATCGGCTTCCATCCCGTCGACCACGTTTCCGAGGAGCTGATGGTCCGGTTGGGAGGAAGCGTTTCCCGGGTGGACGCCGTGTACCGGATGTTCCTGAGGGACGATTTCAACGGACTGACCGAGCAGGCCCACGTGGATTTCTACCGATCGGTCCAGGGCACGCCGACGATCGACGTAAGCCCCGCGCCGCTGACGGGCACCGCGTCGTCGTTCACCCGTACCTACGGCGATCCCAATCCGACACTCACCTTCGCCGCGGGCCCGGACGCATACCTGGCGGTCGATCAGTACCTGGCCTCCCAGCTGCCCGACGTCTATCCCCTGCCGCAGCCGATCCTGGTAACCGACGCGCGGATTGATTCATCGGTGGGGCAGTACCCCATCAACATCGAGATCCCGTCGCCGGACGAGTTCGTGTCGCAGCGTTATTCCAGGCAGTTCACTCCCGGCACGCTCACGATCAATCCAGCCGAACTGCTCGTCGCCGCCAACGACAAGTTCCGCCTCTACGGCGAGGAGAATCCACCGTTCACCTGGACTACCACGGGCTGGCGCAACGGCGACCAGAGCCATCTCTCCGTGCTGGCATCGCTCTCCACGCCGGCCACGCCCGCATCCAACGTCGGCGAGTATCCGATCAACGTGGACAGCGCCGCATTGAGCGATCCGCTGAACCGCAACTACGTGATCGTCACGATGCCGGGCACGCTCACGATCACCGCGTCCCCTCTGCTGCTCGTCGCAGCCGACGACAAAACGCGGATGTACGGCGCGCCCAACCCGGAATTCACGTTCACCGTGTCCGGCTGGCGCGGCGGCGACGAAAGCAGCAACGCCGTCACGGCGACGCTTCAATCGCCCGCGACGCTGCTGTCGAATGTCGGCGAGTACCCGATCCTGGTTTCCAGCGCGCTGTTGGCCGGCCCGGCCGCCGGCAACTACATGATTCGCACGCAGGATGGCGTGCTGTTCATCGTGCCCGCACCACTGACCGTGACCGCCGACCACCTGTCCAAGACCTTCGGCTCGATCGACCCGCGGCTGACCTACGTCGTTAGTGGGCTGCGCGGTAACGACACCGCCGCTGGCGTGTTGACCGGCGTACCGATCCGCGAGGCGGGCGAGAACGTGGGCGTCTACGCGGTGATGCAGGGTTCGATCGACCTGAGGACGCCGAACTACGAGCTGAGCTTCGTCGATGGTTCGCTACGGATCCTGCCGGCACCACTGGAAGTCATCGCCTATCCCGCCAGCAAGGTGTACGGCGACGTCGACCCTGAGCTGTTCTTCCGCGTCTATGGCCTGCAGTTGGGGCATTCGCCAGAGGACGTGCTCGCGGGCGGCGTTGCCCGCGATCCCGGCGAGAAGGTGGGTATCTATCCGATTGGCCTGGGCAGCTTGAGTCTTCTGAACTCGAACTACGTGATGAACTTCACCGGCTCGCTGTTCACCATCCTGGCACCCCCACACCAGCTTTCGGCGGACGCCCGCTTCTACAACACGTGGCGGCTTCGAGATTTCGAGCGAGGCCGCGATCCCGACACGCCGGCGGACGCGGTCTATCGCACGACCCGGTTCGAGAACCCCTATATCCCCGATCCGCTGATGCGCGCGTATGCGCTTGGTCGAGTGTGGACCGAAACCGCATCGCCGACTGCGCAAGCGCTGGCCAGCGAGGATTGGCTCGAGAGGGACAACGACCGCACCGGCCAGCACGCGGATCGAACCGGTAGCCCGCGCGCACCATGCGCCGCCTTCACATTGCACGTCTGGCCGGCGTGTGGCGCTGATCGTCTGCTGCGTGACTTCTGGCAAAGGGCAGCTCAGTGAGGCGGCGGCTGACCGCCGCGTTGTTCGTGCTGAGCGCCGCTGCACCCGCGGCCGCACAAGTGGCTTTGCCGGGACCGGCACAGATCCCCCAGGCACAGCGACGCTTCGAGACCCAGACAGCACCCGCCGTTTCGGAGCGCCGCGAGCTGCCGGTCACGCCCGACGCGATTGCGCCCCCACCCGGCGCCGAGAACGTCCGATTCGTGCTGCGCGCGGTCGATGTGGTCGGAGCCACCCGCTATGCGCCCGACGATTGGCGGCCGCTGTACGCATCTCGGCTCAACCAGACCGTCTCGCTGGCCGATCTCTACGCCATCGCCGAACAGGTCACCGCGCGGTATCGCCAGGACGGCTACCTGCTCTCGCTGGCGATCGTGCCCGAACAAGACGTCGAAGATGGCCGTGTGGTGATCCGCGTCGTCGAAGGCCGAATCGATCGCGCCGCGTTCACCCAACCTCTGCCCGGAGGCGATGCCCTTCCCCAAGGACTGGCCAACCGGATCATCGCCTCGCAACCGCTGGTCGCCTCGGTGCTGGAACGCAACCTGCTGCTGATTGGAGACCTGCCGGGCCTCAACGTGCAGAGCGTGCTACGGCCGTCGCCCTCGACCTTCGGTGCAGCCGATCTCGACATCGTGACCCAGTACACGCCATGGGAAGGCTTCGTCAGTATCGACAACCAAGGGTCGCGTTACATCGGCCCGTATGCGCTGTCGGCCGGCGCCAGCGGGTACTCGCTGCTCGGGTTCTACGAGCAGGCCGACCTCACCGTGGCGGTGGACCCGTTCGATGATTCGATGCACTACGGGCAGGGCGTCTTCACCGTGCCGGTCCATGCCTCCGGCGCGCTGATGGGCGATACGTTTCAGCTCGCTGGGCTCCACAGCCGCGCCACGCCCGATCTTTCGGAAGCGATCTTCCCCTTCGAGACACGCAGTACCAGTACTGAATGGCGCGCGACGTATTTCGTACCCGCCATACGCTCGCGCGAACAGAACCTGTCGCTGCGGCTGTCTTTCCTCTGGCGCGACTTGGAGAACCGCGTAACCGACTTTCCGCGCGACGCCTTCAATCCGGTCGAGGAGCACGTGCGCGTCTTGCAGCCGAGATTCACCTACGACCGTGTGGGCCGCCACAACGGGATATGGATCGTCGATGCGGCGCTCAACATCGGGTTGGATGCGTTCGGCGCCAGCAAGGATTCCGACCCGCGCCTGATCCGTGAGGATGCGGACGGGAAGTTCGTCTACCTGAGCGGCATGGCCGCCAGGCTGCAACCGCTCGGTCCCGGCTTCTCGTTGTTCGGGCGCGTGGACTTTCAGTGGAGCGACGACCGCCTGCCAACCACCGAGCGATTCGGCGTCGGCGGCATGCAACTGGGTGCCGGATACGCACCGGGCACGCTTACTGGCGACGACGCGGTCGGTGTCCGTGTGGAACTGCGTTACGGCACCGAAACAGGCCGCAGCTTCGTTTCGGGCTACCAGCTCTATGCGCACGCCGACTACGGCCGAGTGTGGGATCACGATGCGCCGGATCGCGAATATCAGAGTCTGTCGTCGATGGGAGTGGGTGCGCGGATCAACTTGACCCGCTCGCTCTCCTTCAATCCCGAGGTCGCGCAGCAGCTTTCGGGCCGGCCAAACGATTGCATCGACTGCCGGCACGAAACACGATTTCTGTTCAGCCTGACGCAACGTTTCTAGCATCTGGCCTGACTGGCCGGACACCTGATTTGCCACGACAAGGCGAAGCCATCGCACGCATGTGTAGATTGCGCGCTGCGCGTTCGGCCGAATTACAGGCGAGATAGAACGCCTCCTATGCGGCCCGGTCGAATGTCCGCTATCGGCCAGAAGCGGACATTCGCTCATGGACGTTCGAGAACAGGATTGGCGGGCAGACGGACTTCGCTGTATCTCATCCGATCCAGAAAGCCTTGGGCTTCCAGCTTGCCCTCTTCCACAAGTGCGCGAACTCGTTGCGCGTAGTAGATATCAGGAACTCCCCGCACCCGATCCGCATTTGTCATGGCAAAGGCCACCAGGTAGGCGACCTTTCTCCATTCGACGTGCGCAAGGTCGAGCAGCGCATCATCGATCGCCCGTAGCTGGTCGGCACTCAGCTCGGCGATCCTCTGTTGCTCTTCGGCGTCCAGTTCGCGATCCGGCGGTTCGAATTGCATGACACATGATCCCTGGGACATTCATTTGCGTGGCTATGACCGCTTTGGGTCGAAAGCGGACATTACCACTGCTGACTGCCCCTCCAGAGCAGACCATCTATCGGTTCCCATCAGAGCAACTTGACACAATTCGATAAATAGCTAAATATCGAATCATGAGCCTGGTATTCAAAGCCCTTTCCGACCCTACCCGAAGACAGGTGCTGCAACTCCTGCGCAAAGGCCCGCTGAGCGCGGGGGAACTGAGCGATCACTTTGACGTCTCCAAGCCGACGATGTCCGCCCACTTCGCGGTGTTGAAGGAGGCCGATCTGGTCCACGCCGAGAAGTCCGGAAAGTCCGTCATCTACCACCTGAAGCTGTCTGTGCTGGAAGAAGCATTGCTCGGCTTCGTTCATTCCTTCGGCGTTGGTGCCGAGAAACCGAAGTCCAGGAAGGAGAGAGCGCGATGAACAAAGAGCTGGTTTCAGACCTTGCCTGGGGTGTCGGCATCGTGGTGCTCGCGCTTGCATCGACTCACGCACGCAAGCTGGGATACATCGAAGCCGAGACGGTCACACGAATCGTCATGTGCGCCATAGGCTTGATGGTTGCCTGGTTCGGCAACCGGATGCCAAAGAAGTTCGTCCCAAATGCACGGGCACGCCAGGCCGCACGAGTCGGCGGCTGGTCCATGGCGCTCAGCGGGCTCATCTACGCAGCGCTTTGGGTGTTTGCCCCAACACAGGTAGCCGTAGTGGGAGGTTCGGCTGCCGTGATACTGGGCATACTGGTGACGATCAGTTACTGCCTGTCGTTGCGCAGCAAAGAGAAAACGCGTCCAGCGCCCTGAAGCGCGCCAGCCCTTCGTGCGCATCGGTACGGCATGCTCGAATCGAGCACGCCATGCACGCACCAACCTCTGCCCGATGACGCAGTCGCTCACTGAAAGGCCAGCGTGAGGACGCGCAATGCATCACGCGTGCGCCGGTCGTTGAGGTTGCTGTAGAGCACCACGTCCTGCGAACGAATCGGCGGCAGCGACAACAGCCCGCTGACATCAATCGTGCCCGGCGGCGCCGCGCGCCGTGCCAACACCGCCACCGCGAGGCCCGCGACGGCGGCGGCGCCCAGGATCGCGGCGCCCTTGCCGACAAAGACTTCGCGCCATTCGATGCCGGCCCGGTCGAGCGTGCGCACCGCCTCGATGCGGATGCGGCACGACTCGCCTTGCGTCGCCAGCGGCAATGGTTGGCCCGCGCGCGGCTCCCAGCCGGCCGCCGCGAACCAGGAAAAGGATTCCGCGAACACCGCCCTGCCCCGCTTGCCGCGATCTTCGGGGCGCAACACCAGCACGGCGTCAAGCTCGCCCTGTTCCAGGGCTCGCATGAGCTCATTGGTGCCCGCGATGCGCATCTCGACCTGCAGGTTCGGATCGTGGTCGCGCATCTGCCGCAACAGGAACGGAAGTTCGCTGCCGACCAGCTGCTGGTTGATGCCGATCGCCAAGCGACGCTGTTCGGTCTCGAAGGCGGCGGCCGCGCGGTCGTGGGACGACACCAGTTCGCGCGCCACGCCGAGAAATGCGAGCCCTTCGACCGACAGGCGAACATGTCGCGGCGTGCGTTCAAGCAGGCGGCGGCCGAGCTGCCCTTCCAGGCGCTGCAACTTCAAGCTGATGGCGGACTGGGTGGTGCCCAGCACGTCCGCGGCCCGGGTGAAGCTCTGCAGATCGGCTGCCAGCAGGAAAGCCCTGACGGCATCCACGTCCATCGCTTTCATTGATGGATTCGCTTTTGAAATGACAGATATAGTTTTAAATGCATTTTTCTTATTCATCAAGCGGCCTAGGATGGCGCTGTCGATCCCCCCATAAGGACTCACGGCGATGAAACCAATGACCGGCGCACTCGTCGCAATGCTGGCAGGGCTGTCCGCGCGTGACGCGCAAGTACCAACGCATGTGTTCCCACTACAGGGCACCTGGACCCTGGTCGCCGCGGACAAGGTCCTGCCGGACGGAAAGACGACGCGGGACTACGGCGAAAACCCCAAGGGCCGGCTCGTCGTCGATGCGCAGGGGCGGTATTCGCTGCAGATCTTCAAGTCCGAACGCCTGCATTTCACCAGCGACAGCAAGGCCGATGGCAGCGTCGACGAGTTCAAGTCAGCGGTGATGGGCAGCAGCACGCACTACGGCACGGTGACGATCGACAAACCGGCGGGGATGCTGGTGTTCGCCATCGAAGGCTCGTCCTTCCCCAACTGGGAAGGCACTACCCAGAGGCGCCAGTACACGCTGGACGGCAGCGAGCTGCGTTACAGGGTGCCGCCCCGGGCGGATGGGAGCATCCCGGTTTCCGTGTGGAAGCGGCTTGATTGAGCCTTATCCATTCATTCGGAGGCGACCGCCTCGATTCACGCTTCAACCAATGGAGCCACCATGCCGCACTTCGTAGTCGACTGTTCCAAGGCGATACTTCAGGTCCATGACGAAGAATCGATCATCACCCGGCTGCACGAAGTGGTGAATGCATCAGGGCTGTTCGAAGAATCGGACATCAAGATCCGCGTACACCCCTTCGAAACCTTTGCGGTCGGCGGAGGGCGGGAAGATTTCATCCACACCTTCGCCTGGATCATGCAGGGGCGCAGCGTCGAGCAGCGCGCGGCCTTGTCGAAGGCCATCGTCAGCGCGCTGTCGGAGATGTTTCCACTGCTCCCCCGCATTGCCGTGAACATCGCCGAGTTCGAGCGGGCAACCTATTTCAATCGCACGATGATGTGACTGACTGGCCCGCGCCTGGCGCGGCCAACCGGCTCAACGTTCTGGAATGATCGCTGCAGCGATGGGTGCCAGCACGGCCCAGCCCAGCTTCGCGTACAGGTTGCGGCCATCCTCCGTCGCGACGAGAAGCTGCGGCGTCGCCGAGGATCTTCTCTCAGCGCCAAGGGCGGCCATGACGGCGATACCCAGCCCCTTGCGCCGGTGGTCCGGTGCCGTTTCGATCCGGTCATAGATGAAGGCATCCGCCGTTTCCGCCGCGCATCCGCTTGCGGCCAGATCGCCGTCGGGCGAAAGGATGCAGGCGCGGGTGACGGCCCCGGCGCGATGGACATTCAACCGGTATCCATCCGGCAGCGGGTTCGCATCGCGGCATGCCGTCGTCGCGACCATGAAGTGGTTCCCTGGCTGGAGCTCCCAGCGGTCGGGCAGCGCACCTCGCAGTTCTTCGTCGGTGCCGCACAACTTCAGCGTGTGCCGCGGCGCCGTGATGCTGTGTGCGATCTCCCGAAAGCCATCGCACAGGTGCGGGAACACCCAGCGTTTCAATTCCGTTTCCGATTGGGTATCGACACGTATGCCGCCGCGATCATGGACCGGCGGGGGCGAGCCGCGGGCGATGGAATGTGCGGCTTGCCAGGCGAAGACGAGCTTGGGGTCGATGTGGGGCAAGGGCATCACGGATGGCATGGGGTGTCGGAAGGATGTCGACTAGAACATCGCGTCGTCTCTAGCGCTGAGACAACGTGAAACCCGGCTCTCCAAAGCAGGGAACGAAGCAGCGAACAGGTCGGCGCGCCAAAAAGAAAACCCCGTTTTCACGGGGTTTTCTCGAAAGTCTGGCGGAGAGAGTGGGATTCGAACCCACGGAAGGTTTGACCCTTCGGCGGTTTTCAAGACCGCTGCCTTAAACCACTCGGCCATCTCTCCGTATTGGCATCGCCTGCACCGGATCGATCCGCGTTGCGCGGCGATCCCCGTCCCGATCGACCGGGAACGCGGGCCCTGAAACGATGCGGCCCGCGTGGTGCGGGCCGCATTCTCTCATGCCTCGGTGACGATGCGGGGCGCGGGGGCGTTGGCCGCGGCGGCGGCCGCCTTCGCGATGTCCTCCGGGCACGGCTTGCCCTTGATCTCGCTGCATTGCAGGCGTGCGGACTCGACCAGTCCCGGGGCTTTTTCTGCGATGAAGTCGATGAAGACGCGCACCGCCGGCAGCAGGCCACGACGCGAGGCGAACACCGCATGGAAGATGCCCTGCGGCAGGCGCCAGTCGGGCAGCACCACTTCCAGCTCGCCACGCCGCACGGCCTCGGCGCAGATGGTTTCCGGCAGCAGCGTGATGCCCACGCCCTGCTGGGCCAGCTGCATCAGCATGGGGAAGTCGAAGCCCATCACGCGCGGCTTGAGCTCGACGCGGCGGACGTCGCCGTCCGGGCCGTGCAGTTCCCAGCGCTGGCGCGCGTCGTCCTCGCTCATGCTGAGGGTGACGTGGTCGCCCAGTTCGTCCGGGTTCTTCGGACGGCCCATGCGCTTGAGGTAATCGGGGCTGGCGACCAGCAGTTCGGCGATCTGGCCGAAGCTGCGCATCACCAGGCTGCCGTCGTCGTCGAGCTTGGAACGCACGCGCAGGGCAACGTCGATGCCTTCGTTGATGATGTCCACGCGGCGATTGCTGACCAGCAGCTGCACGCGAACCTGCGGGAAACGCGCGAGGAATTCCGGCAGCAGCTTGGGCATCTGCTGCTGTGCCATGCCCACCGGCACGCTCACGCGGATCACGCCGCGCGGTTCGGCGCTGAGGCGGTCCACCACTTCGTGCGCGGCCTGCGCTTCGGCCAGCATCGATTGCGCATGGCGGTAGACGCTGTTGCCCACGTCGGTCACGGCGAAGCGACGCGTGGAGCGTTGCAGCAGCCGCACGCCCAGGTCGGTTTCCAGCTGGCTGATGCGGCGGCTCAGGCGGGACTTCGGGATGCCCAGGGCGCGCTCGGCGGCGGCGAAACCGCCGTGCTCCACCACCATCGCGAAGTAGTACAGGTCGTTCAGGTCCTGCATGGCGATAATTCCAATTCCAGAACAGTTAGTGGTAGTTGACCACGTTTATTCCATTTTGGCAACGACCTAGAGTGTTCTCACCCCGGCGTTCCGCCGATCGTTCCAAATACGAGGCCCATCATGAAGCTGCTGCATCTGGATTCCAGTGCCCTTGGCACCCAATCCGTCACCCGCGAACTGAGCGCGGCCATCGTGGCCCGCTGGCAGGACGCCGTCCCCGACGTGAACGTCGAATACCGCGACCTGGACATCGACCCGCTGCCGCACCTGACCGGCCGCTCGCTGGCCAAGGCCGACAGCGCCGAGGCGGAAGCCGCCGAGGCGACGCTGCAGCAGTTCCTCGATGCCGATGTAGTGGTGATCGGTGCGCCGTTTTACAACTTCAGCATTCCCTCGACGTTGAAGGCCTGGATCGACCGCGTGGCGGTGGCCGGCCGCACGTTCCGCTACACCGAGGCCGGACCGGAAGGCCTGGCGGGCGGCAAGCGCGTGATCATCGCCAGCGGCCGCGGCGGCCTGTACGGCGACACGAGCCCGGCCGACTTCCAGGAGGCCTACCTGCGCCAGGTGTTCGGTTTCCTCGGGGTGACCGAGCTGGAGATCGTGCGTGCCGAGGGCGTGGCCTACTCGCCGCAGCATCGCGCCGATGCGATGGCCGCTGCGCACGCGTCGATCCGTTCCCCTCTGGCACAGGCTGCTTGATCCGAGCCAGCGCGTACCGGTTCTCCCCTCCCCGCTTGAACCGGAACGCCACGGGCCCGCATTGCGGGCCCGTTTCTATTGGGCGCCCGCATTGCGGGCCCATTTCTATTTGGGGCGCCCGCATTGCGGGCCCCTCCCCTGCGTGGCTTGAGCCCCTCTCCCCTCGGGAGAGGGGTTGGGGTGAGGGGTAACGAAGTCAGAGTGCTAGCCCGTGAGTGCAGTGAGGCACCGATGGTTTCCCCTCTACGCTACGTTTCCCTCATCCGCCCTTCGGGCACCTTCTCCCGCTGGGAGAAGGAAAGATCACCTCAGGCAATCCGCTCCAGGCCACCCATGTACGGGCGCAGCACCTCGGGCACGGTGATCGAACCGTCGGCGTTCTGGTAGTTCTCCATCACCGCGATCAACGCGCGGCCGACAGCCGTACCCGAGCCGTTGAGCGTGTGCACCAGCTCCGGCTTGCCCGTGGCGGGGTTGCGCCAGCGCGCCTGCATGCGGCGGGCCTGGAAGCCCTCGCAGTTCGAGCACGAGGAAATCTCGCGATAGGTGTCCTGCGACGGCAGCCAGACTTCCAGGTCGAAGGTCTTGGTCGCGGCGAAGCCCATGTCGCCCGTGCACAGCAGCACGCGGCGGTACGGCAGGCCCAGCTTCTCCAGCACGACTTCCGCACAGCGTGTCATGCGTTCGTGCTCGGCGTAGCTTTCCTCGGGCCGTGCGATCGTCACCAGCTCCACTTTCTCGAACTGGTGCTGGCGGATCATGCCGCGCGTGTCGCGGCCGTGGCTGCCGGCCTCGGCGCGGAAGCACATCGAATGCGCGGTCATGCGCATCGGCATGGCGTCGGCTTCGACGATGGTGTCGCGCACGATGTTGGTCAGCGGGACTTCCGAAGTCGGGATGAGGTAGCGCTTGTGCGCCGTCTCGCCGTCGCCCACCGAGGTGGCGAACAGGTCGTCCTCGAACTTCGGCAGCTGGCCGGTGCCGCGCATGCTGTCGGCGTTGACCAGCAGCGGCACGCTGGTTTCCTGGTAGGCGTGCTCGCCGGTGTGCAGGTCCAGCATGAACTGCGCGAGCGCACGGTGCAGGCGCGCCAGCTGGCCGCGCAGCACGGTGAAGCGCGCGCCACTGAGCTTGGCGGCGGTGTCGCCATCCAGCCAGCCATTGCGTGCGCCCAGCTCGACGTGGTCCTTGACCGGGAAGTCGAACAAGCGCGGGGTGCCCCAGCGGTGCTGCTCGACGTTGTCGTTCTCGTCGTTGCCCTGCGGTACGGACTCGTGCGGCAGGTTGGGGATCGTCAGCGCGATCGCCTCGATCTCGCCGCGGATCGATTCCAGGCGCGCCTCGCTGGTCTTGAGCTCATCGCCGAAACCGGCGACTTCGGCCATCAGCGCGGCCACGTCCTCGCCCTTGGCCTTGGCCTGGCCGATCGCCTTGGAGCGCGTATTGCGCAGGTTCTGCAGTTCCTGCGTGCGGATCTGGATCTGCTTGCGCTCGGATTCCAGCGCCTCCAGCGCACTCGCATCGAGGTCGTAGCCGCGGGTCTGGCGCAGGCGTGTGGCGAGGTCCGCGGGGTTCTGGCGCAGCAGGTTCGGATCGAGCATGGGGAAACCGTGTGGGACCGGCGAGGTGATCGAGGTCGCGATTATCGCGTGTAACGCGGCGGGAGGGCGACCGATTGCCGAACCATTAACGCCCGGCTCGGCAGAATCCGGGGAGCGCCCCGACGAGCTGCCCATGTCCGCACCCGCCCCTGCCCCGCACCGCCCCGCCTTCGACCTGTCCCATTGGCTTCCGGCCCGTCGGTCACTGTTGTGGATCCTGGCGGCGTTCGTACTCGGCCTGCTGCTGTTCGCGCTGGTGTTGTCGCGGGGTCGCAAGGACGACGCCTTCTTCCGGGCCGGCGACGGCACGCCGCCGACCGCGTCCTCGCCGAACTACGCCCCGTTGCCCGCGCCCCTGCCCGCCGCGCGCGACGACAATGCCAGCGGCATGGGTCAGGCGCCGGCGACACCGGCGCCCGACGCCAGTGCCGAGCGCCCGCGCCTGGTCGAGACCACACGGCCTGCCCCGCCACCGACGGTGCCGGGTCCAGCCGCGCCACCGCCGTCCGCGAACACGCGACCCGAACCCCTCGCGGGCCGGACGCCAGCGCCGCGTTATCCCACCCAGTCGCTGCGACGCGGCGAGAGCGGCACGGTCACCGTGCGCGCGCAGATCGGCGTGGACGGCGTGCCGTCATCGGTCGAAGTGGCCGGCACCAGCGGCTCGCGCAACCTGGACCGCGCCGCGGTCGATGCGGTGAAACGCTGGCGCTTCAGCCCCGCCACCAGCAACGGACAGCCGGTCGCTGGCACGGTGGTGGTGCCGATCAGCTTCG
It includes:
- a CDS encoding ShlB/FhaC/HecB family hemolysin secretion/activation protein is translated as MRRRLTAALFVLSAAAPAAAQVALPGPAQIPQAQRRFETQTAPAVSERRELPVTPDAIAPPPGAENVRFVLRAVDVVGATRYAPDDWRPLYASRLNQTVSLADLYAIAEQVTARYRQDGYLLSLAIVPEQDVEDGRVVIRVVEGRIDRAAFTQPLPGGDALPQGLANRIIASQPLVASVLERNLLLIGDLPGLNVQSVLRPSPSTFGAADLDIVTQYTPWEGFVSIDNQGSRYIGPYALSAGASGYSLLGFYEQADLTVAVDPFDDSMHYGQGVFTVPVHASGALMGDTFQLAGLHSRATPDLSEAIFPFETRSTSTEWRATYFVPAIRSREQNLSLRLSFLWRDLENRVTDFPRDAFNPVEEHVRVLQPRFTYDRVGRHNGIWIVDAALNIGLDAFGASKDSDPRLIREDADGKFVYLSGMAARLQPLGPGFSLFGRVDFQWSDDRLPTTERFGVGGMQLGAGYAPGTLTGDDAVGVRVELRYGTETGRSFVSGYQLYAHADYGRVWDHDAPDREYQSLSSMGVGARINLTRSLSFNPEVAQQLSGRPNDCIDCRHETRFLFSLTQRF
- a CDS encoding MBG domain-containing protein, whose amino-acid sequence is MVATKARPRLRIGRLCVSILAHLAVLASATALAEEAGARLQSGNVTVNRDGTDTRVTQATARAVADWSSFDVLANESVTFVQPDATSAILNRIHSATPSRIDGSLFAPGRVILQNANGIMFSGSARVDVGSLVATSLQVNAEKFLESGALALGGPFNPDAVVGNAGTISAADRGLVALIGGHVDNSGLIQARLGTVALGAGSVATIDFGNDGLVQVAITDPLTQAPTQAGAMISNTGRLSADGGSVLLSARSAGGLVSRSINLDGVIEARGVAQHAGTVRLTGGDAGTVSLGPRALIDASGPSGGTVVTTGRAVDLAEGARILAIGNAGNGGTIRLGGDFRGQGNLPHADTTTVARGALLDASGYGGSGGSVILWSDGLTTFDGAIRAQSHGGAGGLVETSSTGVLNVGDGAIVSTASTIGHAGTWLLDPDVLQIVGSGGSASTPGQANLGTGVSSINASAIVSALAGGKVQLVASNLISVDAPIIATMLGGFPTPGLELIGEGPNADVSVNAPILLENGHLAIRAAGDIRLGTDNPGATDFEHRAIIAVGNGTVWMETPEAGSITQAANSAVLANNLALISGSVDVGSTDNFALNLAGEALDGEFVFRAKTTVPLANLIGGTVWDPFVATRSLSGVTETQLTKVGEQNIQATAFPDFVNVTVPDTPLALDPDGGGDAQFDTIVLSALPYLQGDPGTTDSSDFAIRRLSYQIGGELHDIAPETLDAASPTGFELIPINGRLVTTYILINGQPLFSNQAWGIDYFGADVGGTDTDEIGFHPVDHVSEELMVRLGGSVSRVDAVYRMFLRDDFNGLTEQAHVDFYRSVQGTPTIDVSPAPLTGTASSFTRTYGDPNPTLTFAAGPDAYLAVDQYLASQLPDVYPLPQPILVTDARIDSSVGQYPINIEIPSPDEFVSQRYSRQFTPGTLTINPAELLVAANDKFRLYGEENPPFTWTTTGWRNGDQSHLSVLASLSTPATPASNVGEYPINVDSAALSDPLNRNYVIVTMPGTLTITASPLLLVAADDKTRMYGAPNPEFTFTVSGWRGGDESSNAVTATLQSPATLLSNVGEYPILVSSALLAGPAAGNYMIRTQDGVLFIVPAPLTVTADHLSKTFGSIDPRLTYVVSGLRGNDTAAGVLTGVPIREAGENVGVYAVMQGSIDLRTPNYELSFVDGSLRILPAPLEVIAYPASKVYGDVDPELFFRVYGLQLGHSPEDVLAGGVARDPGEKVGIYPIGLGSLSLLNSNYVMNFTGSLFTILAPPHQLSADARFYNTWRLRDFERGRDPDTPADAVYRTTRFENPYIPDPLMRAYALGRVWTETASPTAQALASEDWLERDNDRTGQHADRTGSPRAPCAAFTLHVWPACGADRLLRDFWQRAAQ
- a CDS encoding DUF3658 domain-containing protein, giving the protein MQFEPPDRELDAEEQQRIAELSADQLRAIDDALLDLAHVEWRKVAYLVAFAMTNADRVRGVPDIYYAQRVRALVEEGKLEAQGFLDRMRYSEVRLPANPVLERP
- a CDS encoding autorepressor SdpR family transcription factor, whose translation is MSLVFKALSDPTRRQVLQLLRKGPLSAGELSDHFDVSKPTMSAHFAVLKEADLVHAEKSGKSVIYHLKLSVLEEALLGFVHSFGVGAEKPKSRKERAR